One window from the genome of Natrialba magadii ATCC 43099 encodes:
- the rocF gene encoding arginase, which yields MSDEADTDSGPSSNQDADRTARLLGVPLDLGANRRGVDMGPSAIRYADVAAELAAAGVDCIDDGDLEVPRLETSSPAPASGVNDSDSNTNTNSNSNTNTNTNSNSNSNSNTNAKYLDDIGGVTATLADAVAATVDDDTTPLVLGGDHAVAMGSMFGSGRGTDNGIGVIWFDAHGDYNTPATSPSGNVHGMPLAAAHGRGSFADLDWADTDAVSEENTVLVGIRSLDDEERAALRESEATVFTMREIDERGITAVVEDALEIATDGVDGIHVSLDLDWLDPTVVPGVGTPVRGGVNYREAHAALELVAERDREADILRSMDVVEVNPILDRDNQTAEVAAELAASAFGKRIL from the coding sequence ATGAGTGACGAGGCCGACACGGACTCAGGACCGAGCAGCAATCAGGACGCAGACCGCACCGCACGACTGCTCGGCGTGCCACTCGACCTTGGTGCGAACCGCCGTGGCGTCGACATGGGTCCCTCGGCAATCCGCTACGCCGACGTTGCCGCCGAACTCGCCGCCGCCGGTGTCGACTGCATCGATGACGGTGACCTCGAGGTCCCGCGACTCGAGACGAGTTCACCCGCACCTGCGTCCGGTGTGAACGACTCAGACTCGAACACGAACACGAACTCGAACTCGAACACGAACACGAACACGAACTCGAACTCGAACTCGAACTCGAATACGAACGCAAAGTACCTCGACGACATTGGCGGCGTAACGGCGACGCTTGCGGATGCCGTCGCCGCGACGGTCGACGACGACACGACACCGCTCGTCCTCGGCGGCGACCACGCAGTCGCCATGGGGTCGATGTTCGGTTCCGGCCGTGGCACCGACAACGGAATCGGCGTCATCTGGTTCGACGCCCACGGCGACTACAACACGCCCGCGACATCCCCGAGCGGCAACGTTCACGGCATGCCGCTCGCCGCCGCCCACGGCCGCGGCTCGTTCGCCGATCTCGACTGGGCCGACACGGACGCCGTCAGTGAGGAAAACACCGTCCTTGTCGGGATCCGAAGCCTCGATGACGAGGAACGAGCAGCACTGCGTGAGAGCGAGGCCACCGTCTTTACCATGCGCGAAATCGACGAACGCGGTATCACCGCCGTCGTCGAAGACGCACTCGAAATCGCCACCGACGGCGTCGACGGGATTCACGTGAGCCTGGATCTGGACTGGCTCGATCCGACGGTCGTTCCAGGCGTCGGCACCCCTGTCCGCGGCGGTGTCAACTACCGCGAAGCCCACGCCGCACTCGAGTTAGTCGCCGAGCGCGACCGGGAGGCAGACATCCTGCGGTCGATGGACGTAGTCGAGGTAAATCCGATCCTCGACCGAGATAACCAGACGGCGGAGGTTGCAGCGGAACTTGCGGCCAGTGCGTTCGGGAAGCGCATTTTGTAG
- a CDS encoding class-III pyridoxal-phosphate-dependent aminotransferase — protein MRRETAEPSVSQLPGPAAAEWVEYHQQAAATSTYVYDFVWDITADAEGPFCTDPDGNVLLDFTSHVAAAPLGYNNPLLMEKFEEFDLVDPLKIAGHDFYVSTGGSPEDAALPGPSHLINTLADITDHYDMDTVFLSNSGAEAVENAIKLCYDNCAEPKYGLTFEGAFHGRTLGALSLNRSKSVHRRDFPEISGIHDVPPSMGGIERLREKLDPKSGHIPSEQVAFLILEPVQGEGGYRVPDDEFMREVSALCTEHDIPLIADEIQTGVGRTGEMWASDHYEFEPDVITSAKALRVGATISREDLFPDEEGRLSSTWGAGDIIASMQGTLTLAAIEEHDLVSHAAEQGTLLVDLLTDVKESHEDVVNDVRGLGLMGAIEFDTAERRDEVVEAALQRGLLTLGCGKKTLRLLPPLDVRDRELEIAIDLLEDSIAAVEPATVAN, from the coding sequence ATGCGACGCGAGACAGCAGAGCCGAGTGTATCGCAACTGCCAGGTCCGGCTGCAGCTGAGTGGGTCGAGTACCACCAGCAAGCGGCTGCCACGAGTACGTACGTCTACGATTTCGTCTGGGACATCACCGCGGACGCGGAGGGACCGTTCTGTACGGACCCTGATGGGAACGTCCTGCTCGATTTCACGAGTCACGTGGCCGCGGCCCCGCTCGGGTACAACAACCCGCTCCTGATGGAGAAGTTCGAGGAGTTCGACCTCGTCGACCCGCTCAAGATTGCCGGTCACGACTTCTACGTCAGCACTGGTGGCTCGCCGGAGGACGCAGCGCTTCCCGGACCATCCCACCTGATAAACACGCTGGCGGACATTACAGACCACTACGACATGGACACCGTCTTCCTCTCGAATTCCGGGGCGGAGGCGGTCGAGAACGCGATCAAGCTTTGTTACGACAACTGTGCGGAGCCAAAGTACGGGCTGACGTTCGAGGGAGCCTTCCACGGCCGGACCCTCGGAGCGCTCTCGCTGAACCGCTCGAAGTCGGTTCACCGGCGCGACTTCCCCGAGATCAGTGGCATTCACGACGTGCCCCCCAGCATGGGCGGCATCGAGCGCCTGCGTGAGAAACTCGACCCCAAGAGCGGCCACATTCCCTCGGAGCAGGTCGCGTTCCTCATCCTCGAACCGGTCCAGGGCGAAGGCGGCTACCGCGTCCCCGACGACGAGTTCATGCGCGAGGTGTCTGCCCTCTGTACAGAACACGACATTCCGCTAATCGCCGACGAGATCCAGACCGGTGTCGGCCGCACCGGCGAGATGTGGGCGTCGGATCACTACGAGTTCGAGCCAGACGTGATCACCAGCGCCAAGGCGCTTCGTGTCGGCGCGACGATCTCGCGCGAGGACCTCTTCCCCGACGAAGAGGGGCGACTCTCCTCGACCTGGGGTGCTGGCGACATCATCGCCTCGATGCAGGGGACGCTTACCCTCGCTGCAATCGAAGAACACGATCTCGTCTCCCACGCTGCGGAGCAGGGAACGCTCCTCGTCGACCTCCTCACCGACGTCAAAGAGAGCCACGAGGACGTCGTCAACGACGTCCGCGGCCTCGGGCTCATGGGTGCAATCGAGTTCGACACCGCCGAGCGCCGCGACGAAGTCGTGGAGGCTGCACTCCAGCGCGGCCTGCTTACCCTTGGCTGTGGCAAGAAGACGCTGCGACTACTTCCACCGCTCGACGTGCGCGACCGGGAACTCGAGATCGCGATCGATCTCCTCGAGGACTCGATCGCCGCGGTCGAGCCCGCTACGGTGGCGAACTAG
- the rdfA gene encoding rod-determining factor RdfA, with protein sequence MTERTLDAAASSACGCKVGRITEQYDLIGLDEELVSYWTDRTDERYSTRDLAEHVNQRVLEGALDEAGLQYKDGEVENTYRLLTGDDVSSGTRVQTRKELERDNVPVDDVESDFISHQTVYNHLTDCLEASLESPSDEERLERSRDKLGALRNRTAAVTEDTVAQLERSDVLDIGEFNVLVTVTVTCEDCKQQYTIRDLLDQGGCNCAETDD encoded by the coding sequence GTGACTGAGCGAACTCTCGATGCAGCGGCGAGTTCAGCGTGTGGCTGCAAGGTTGGGCGGATCACCGAGCAGTACGACCTGATCGGACTCGACGAGGAACTCGTTAGCTACTGGACCGATAGAACAGACGAGCGATACAGCACGCGAGACCTCGCAGAGCACGTCAATCAGCGCGTTCTCGAGGGCGCTCTCGACGAAGCCGGCCTGCAGTACAAAGACGGTGAAGTCGAGAACACGTACCGACTGCTCACCGGCGACGACGTCAGCAGCGGGACGCGCGTCCAGACACGCAAAGAACTCGAGCGCGACAACGTCCCAGTCGACGATGTCGAGAGCGACTTCATCTCTCACCAGACGGTTTACAACCACCTGACCGACTGTCTCGAAGCCTCACTCGAGTCCCCGAGCGACGAGGAACGACTCGAGCGCAGCCGGGACAAACTCGGTGCGCTCCGGAATCGGACAGCTGCGGTCACGGAGGACACGGTTGCCCAGCTCGAACGAAGTGACGTACTCGATATCGGCGAGTTCAACGTCCTGGTGACGGTTACGGTGACCTGTGAAGACTGCAAACAGCAGTATACGATCCGCGATCTGCTCGACCAGGGCGGCTGTAACTGCGCGGAGACGGACGACTGA
- a CDS encoding enoyl-CoA hydratase/isomerase family protein, whose amino-acid sequence MEHDTEFDTTLASFDDDTGVGHVTLNRPDSLNALNTQLREDLVGSLEWLESKNDEADGIALRAVIVEGAGGTFCAGADVTEFSDSSPGAQSGQSHYEFIAAFPAPVIAKVRGYCLGGGLETALACDFRFAHEESSFGFPEVNLGLLPGAGGVQYLAELADPSTAKELAMTGEHISAEHAAEIGLANRVYGDDLDEETQAFAEQLASQPPLAIQSIKESAAISTQTGLEEGRAYDGRLFRSLLETDDHEEGARAFAEDEYEPEFKGR is encoded by the coding sequence ATGGAACACGATACCGAGTTCGACACCACGCTCGCCTCGTTCGACGACGACACCGGCGTCGGCCACGTCACACTGAACCGGCCGGACTCGCTGAACGCGCTCAACACCCAGCTTCGCGAGGATCTCGTCGGGAGTCTCGAGTGGCTCGAGTCGAAAAACGACGAGGCCGACGGCATCGCGCTCCGGGCGGTCATCGTCGAGGGCGCGGGCGGCACGTTCTGCGCTGGTGCCGATGTCACCGAGTTCAGCGACTCGAGTCCCGGCGCGCAGTCCGGGCAGAGCCACTACGAGTTCATCGCGGCGTTCCCCGCACCGGTTATCGCGAAGGTTCGCGGCTACTGCCTGGGCGGCGGCCTCGAAACGGCACTCGCCTGTGACTTCAGATTTGCACACGAGGAGAGTTCGTTCGGCTTCCCCGAGGTGAATCTCGGACTCCTGCCCGGCGCTGGCGGCGTGCAGTACCTCGCCGAACTCGCCGACCCCTCGACTGCCAAGGAACTCGCGATGACCGGCGAGCACATTTCCGCCGAGCACGCGGCCGAAATCGGTCTCGCGAACCGTGTCTACGGCGACGACCTCGACGAGGAGACACAGGCGTTCGCCGAGCAACTGGCCTCGCAGCCGCCGCTGGCCATCCAGTCGATCAAGGAGTCCGCAGCGATTTCAACGCAGACCGGACTCGAGGAGGGGCGGGCCTACGACGGACGGCTCTTCCGGAGTCTACTCGAGACGGACGATCACGAAGAGGGGGCGCGGGCGTTCGCCGAAGACGAGTACGAACCGGAATTCAAGGGCCGGTAA
- a CDS encoding aldehyde dehydrogenase family protein, producing the protein MSTPPVALTVSDTTSSEVNLHYIDGEWVEGTGSETFESENPATGETLATFQRGTEDDVDAALEVADETFEEWRELSHIDRAEYLWDIYHELRERHDELGEIVSKECGKEISEGKADVAEAWHMVEWAAGNARHPHGDVVPSEVGSKDAYMRRKPRGVMGCITPWNFPVAIPFWQMAIALVEGNTVVWKPAEQTPWCGQIIAEMFDDAGIPDGVFNMVQGFGDAGAAISDDERVDTVLFTGSAEVGQEIASKVGSEPGKLAACEMGGKNGIIVTEEADLDIAVHSAIMSSFKTTGQRCVSSERLIVHTDVYDEFKERYVDIAEDVAVGDPLQEDTFMGPAVEPEHVEKIKKHNELAVEEGAEVLVDRFELEDDEIPEGHEDGNWVGPFVYEIEYDTDLRCLKEECFGPHVALLEYDGDIEDAVEIHNDTPYGLSGAIISEDYRQINYFRDRAEVGLAYANLPCIGAEVQLPFGGVKKSGNGYPSAREAIEAVTERTAWTMNNSKEIEMAQGLSADIVTRDD; encoded by the coding sequence ATGTCGACACCACCAGTTGCACTGACTGTGAGCGATACTACCTCGAGTGAAGTCAATCTTCACTACATCGACGGCGAATGGGTCGAAGGAACCGGTTCGGAAACGTTCGAAAGCGAAAACCCGGCGACGGGCGAGACGCTCGCGACGTTCCAGCGCGGCACCGAAGACGACGTCGACGCCGCGCTCGAGGTTGCTGACGAGACCTTCGAGGAGTGGCGAGAACTCTCCCACATCGATCGTGCAGAGTACCTCTGGGACATCTACCACGAACTGCGCGAGCGCCACGATGAACTCGGCGAGATCGTCTCCAAGGAGTGCGGGAAAGAGATTTCCGAGGGGAAAGCAGACGTCGCCGAGGCCTGGCACATGGTCGAGTGGGCAGCGGGCAACGCGCGCCACCCGCACGGGGACGTCGTCCCGAGTGAAGTCGGCAGCAAGGACGCCTACATGCGCCGCAAGCCACGTGGTGTGATGGGCTGCATTACGCCGTGGAACTTCCCGGTTGCAATCCCGTTCTGGCAGATGGCAATCGCGCTGGTCGAAGGAAACACGGTCGTCTGGAAACCAGCCGAACAGACGCCGTGGTGCGGTCAGATCATCGCCGAAATGTTCGATGACGCCGGCATTCCGGACGGAGTCTTCAACATGGTTCAGGGCTTCGGCGACGCCGGTGCAGCGATTTCCGACGACGAACGCGTCGACACGGTTCTCTTTACTGGATCCGCCGAGGTTGGCCAGGAAATCGCCAGCAAGGTCGGCAGCGAACCCGGCAAGCTCGCAGCCTGTGAGATGGGCGGCAAGAACGGCATCATCGTCACCGAGGAAGCCGACCTCGACATCGCCGTTCACTCGGCGATCATGTCGAGCTTCAAGACGACCGGCCAGCGCTGTGTTTCCTCTGAGCGACTCATCGTCCACACGGACGTCTACGACGAGTTCAAAGAGCGCTACGTCGACATCGCGGAGGACGTTGCCGTTGGCGACCCCCTGCAGGAAGACACCTTCATGGGGCCGGCAGTCGAGCCAGAGCACGTCGAGAAGATCAAGAAGCACAACGAACTCGCAGTCGAGGAAGGTGCCGAGGTCCTCGTCGACCGCTTCGAACTCGAGGACGACGAGATTCCCGAGGGCCACGAGGACGGCAACTGGGTCGGTCCGTTCGTCTACGAAATCGAGTACGACACCGACCTGCGCTGTCTGAAAGAGGAGTGTTTCGGTCCACACGTCGCGCTGCTGGAGTACGACGGCGACATCGAGGACGCAGTCGAGATCCACAACGACACGCCGTACGGCCTCTCCGGAGCGATCATCTCCGAGGACTACCGCCAGATTAACTACTTCCGCGACCGCGCGGAAGTCGGCCTGGCGTACGCGAACCTGCCGTGTATCGGCGCAGAGGTCCAGCTTCCATTCGGCGGCGTGAAGAAGTCGGGCAACGGCTACCCGTCCGCACGTGAGGCTATCGAAGCCGTCACCGAGCGCACCGCCTGGACGATGAACAACTCCAAAGAAATCGAGATGGCACAGGGCCTCTCGGCTGACATCGTCACTCGAGACGACTGA
- a CDS encoding IclR family transcriptional regulator, giving the protein MTAGSPGNGAENERDGPRQIKSVRTAATVIDVIKQQQGGSLADISAELELTKGTVHTYLQTLVDCGFVTKEDGEYRLSFQFIALGEHVRNETDLYMAGHSEVDELAERTGEYAHLVGEERGRETVLYESRGEFAVAMDYHLRMRETPQYLHDTAAGKAILAHVPENRRDEIIANQEFERQTANTITDAAELRETLADIRERGYALNDEEEIRGMRAVGAPVLDPDETVVGAVSVTAPTSRLKDERFRTEMPEQVMETANLIEVNLETARFDS; this is encoded by the coding sequence ATGACAGCCGGGTCGCCCGGGAACGGGGCCGAGAACGAACGCGACGGGCCGCGCCAGATCAAATCGGTGCGCACAGCAGCGACGGTTATCGACGTCATCAAACAACAGCAGGGCGGCAGCCTCGCCGACATCTCGGCGGAACTCGAGTTGACCAAGGGGACGGTCCACACCTATCTGCAGACGCTGGTCGACTGTGGATTCGTCACGAAAGAGGACGGGGAGTATCGACTGAGTTTCCAGTTTATCGCGCTCGGCGAGCACGTGCGAAACGAGACCGACCTCTACATGGCTGGCCACAGCGAGGTGGACGAACTCGCAGAGCGTACGGGGGAGTACGCGCATCTGGTCGGCGAGGAACGAGGACGAGAGACAGTCCTCTACGAGAGCCGCGGTGAGTTCGCAGTCGCGATGGATTACCATCTGCGGATGCGCGAGACGCCGCAGTATCTCCACGATACAGCTGCAGGAAAGGCAATTCTCGCGCACGTGCCTGAAAATCGGCGCGACGAGATTATTGCGAACCAGGAGTTCGAACGCCAGACCGCGAACACGATTACGGACGCCGCCGAACTCCGGGAGACGCTCGCAGACATTCGCGAGCGGGGGTACGCGCTCAACGATGAAGAAGAGATTCGCGGAATGCGTGCGGTCGGTGCGCCGGTGCTCGACCCGGACGAGACCGTCGTCGGCGCGGTCAGCGTGACGGCACCGACGAGTCGGCTGAAGGACGAACGATTTCGCACGGAGATGCCCGAACAGGTAATGGAGACGGCAAACCTGATCGAGGTCAATCTGGAAACGGCTCGATTCGATAGCTGA
- a CDS encoding glycerate kinase type-2 family protein, with protein sequence MDGDSPEHPSAMADRDGPVAYTPTAAHEVALECLLAGIEAARPENRIADTCTVSDDALTVADVTGDGGNTASYDLTQYDRITVLGGGNAAAHVVRALEAEFEFGGSDRLGEQLDTGVVVTDDPVETDIAAVYEGSHPIPSERGVRNTTRILDAAEAAGPDELVLVVVTGGASALLTAPATSLSLADLRAVTRALLASGATIDEINAVRKHCSAIKGGQLARAAAPATVVTLALSDVVGDDPSVIASGPTVPDATTYGDALAVLERYGIDAPDAVVARLEGGHAGDRPETPTADADAELFDRTSTHIIGNGRVALEAARDAADEQGYTPLVLSSRVRGEARESARTHVAIAEECRQTGEPCSPPAVLLSGGETTVTLCDDPGRGGPNQEFALASALELESDGIVVGSVDTDGVDGATDVAGALVDATSVETALESEGTPDQSGTGARVDARDALARNDAFAALEDADALVRTGPTGTNVNDLRVIVVESATCTDRAC encoded by the coding sequence ATGGACGGCGACTCCCCCGAACACCCATCCGCAATGGCCGACCGCGATGGACCGGTGGCGTACACGCCGACGGCCGCACACGAGGTCGCACTCGAGTGCCTGCTCGCCGGAATCGAAGCAGCACGCCCCGAGAACCGAATTGCGGACACGTGTACGGTATCGGACGACGCGCTTACTGTGGCTGACGTGACCGGAGACGGAGGGAATACAGCCTCGTACGACCTCACACAGTACGATCGGATCACCGTTCTCGGTGGTGGGAACGCGGCCGCACACGTGGTGCGTGCGCTTGAAGCCGAATTTGAATTCGGCGGCAGTGACCGACTCGGAGAGCAACTCGACACGGGCGTCGTCGTGACCGACGATCCAGTCGAGACCGACATCGCCGCCGTCTACGAGGGATCTCACCCGATTCCGAGCGAGAGAGGTGTTCGGAACACGACGCGGATTCTCGACGCAGCCGAGGCGGCTGGGCCGGACGAATTGGTGCTCGTCGTCGTTACTGGCGGTGCGAGCGCGCTGCTCACAGCGCCGGCGACATCCCTCTCGCTAGCGGATCTTCGAGCGGTGACGAGAGCGCTCCTCGCTTCCGGTGCGACGATTGACGAGATCAACGCCGTCAGAAAGCACTGCTCGGCGATCAAGGGCGGCCAGCTCGCTCGAGCCGCCGCACCTGCAACCGTCGTGACGCTTGCGCTAAGCGATGTCGTCGGCGACGATCCCAGCGTGATTGCCAGCGGACCGACGGTTCCGGACGCGACGACCTACGGCGACGCGCTCGCCGTGCTCGAGCGCTACGGGATCGACGCACCCGACGCTGTCGTCGCCCGCCTCGAAGGCGGACACGCAGGCGACCGACCGGAGACCCCGACGGCCGACGCGGACGCTGAACTCTTCGATCGGACGAGTACCCACATCATCGGAAACGGACGCGTCGCACTCGAGGCAGCCCGTGACGCCGCAGACGAACAGGGATACACACCTCTCGTGCTCTCCTCACGGGTTCGCGGCGAAGCCCGCGAGTCAGCACGGACCCACGTCGCCATCGCCGAGGAGTGTCGTCAGACCGGTGAGCCGTGTTCACCGCCCGCCGTCCTCCTCTCCGGCGGCGAGACGACAGTGACGCTCTGTGACGACCCCGGTCGCGGCGGGCCGAACCAGGAGTTCGCGCTCGCGAGCGCGCTCGAACTCGAGTCCGATGGCATCGTCGTCGGGAGCGTCGACACCGATGGCGTCGACGGCGCGACTGACGTCGCCGGTGCGCTCGTCGATGCGACGTCGGTCGAGACGGCACTCGAGTCCGAGGGGACGCCCGACCAGAGCGGGACAGGGGCTCGAGTCGACGCCCGCGATGCGCTTGCGCGAAACGATGCGTTCGCCGCGCTCGAGGACGCGGACGCGCTCGTTCGGACTGGGCCGACAGGGACGAACGTCAACGATCTCCGCGTTATCGTCGTCGAGTCGGCGACGTGCACGGATAGAGCGTGCTAG